One Phaseolus vulgaris cultivar G19833 chromosome 11, P. vulgaris v2.0, whole genome shotgun sequence genomic window carries:
- the LOC137825085 gene encoding arogenate dehydratase/prephenate dehydratase 2, chloroplastic-like: protein MAASRIVAHPPPYLHRQCPPSDTVLFLSLTRHAKRYRNLSIRASLHEGKQKKSDLADKPHSVELRTSPDDVVSRDPIVLPRPLSASVSDGSGLRVAYQGVHGAYSESAAHKAYPNCEAVPCEQFETTFDAVERWLVDRAVLPIENSLGGSIHRNYDLLLRHSLHIVGEVKYAVRHCLMANHGVKLEDLNRVLSHPQALAQCENTLTKLGLVREAVDDTAGAAKHVALLGLQDAGALASSSAAEIYGLNILAEDIQDDSDNVTRFLMLAREPIIPGTDRPFKTSIVFSLEEGPGVLFKALAVFALRQVNLTKIESRPLRNQPLRASDDSSNSKYFDYLFYVDFEASMANPNAQNALRHLKEFATFLRVLGSYPVDTSST, encoded by the exons ATGGCAGCGTCGCGAATCGTAGCCCACCCTCCGCCCTATCTCCACCGCCAATGTCCGCCGTCAGACACCGTGCTGTTCCTCAGCCTCACGCGTCACGCAAAACGGTACCGTAACCTCAGCATTCGCGCCTCTCTTCACGAGGGGAAACAGAAGAAGAGCGATCTCGCCGATAAACCTCACTCTGTCGAATTGCGAACCAGCCCCGACGACGTCGTTTCCCGCGATCCGATCGTTCTTCCAC GGCCTTTGTCTGCTTCAGTTTCCGACGGTTCAGGCCTTCGTGTGGCATATCAG GGGGTTCATGGTGCTTACAGTGAATCAGCAGCACATAAAGCCTACCCAAATTGTGAAGCTGTGCCGTGTGAACAATTTGAAACCACTTTTGAT GCTGTTGAAAGGTGGCTTGTGGACAGAGCAGTTTTGCCAATTGAGAATTCTTTAGGAGGGAGTATCCACAGAAATTATGACCTTTTACTCCGGCATAGTTTACATATAGTAGGAGAAGTAAAATATGCTGTCCGTCATTGTTTGATGGCCAACCATGGTGTTAAACTTGAGGATTTGAACCGGGTTCTAAGTCATCCACAG GCTCTTGCTCAATGCGAGAACACACTGACAAAGTTGGGATTGGTGCGAGAAGCAGTTGATGATACAGCTGGTGCCGCTAAG CATGTTGCCTTGCTCGGACTACAAGATGCAGGAGCACTTGCTAGTTCTTCCGCTGCAGAGATCTATGGCTTGAATATACTTGCTGAAGACATTCAG GATGATAGTGATAATGTCACTCGATTTTTAATGTTAGCACGAGAACCTATAATTCCAGGAACTGATAGGCCATTTAAG ACAAGCATAGTTTTTTCTTTAGAAGAGGGTCCTGGGGTTCTTTTCAAGGCCCTTGCTGTTTTTGCTTTGCGCCAGGTTAACCTTACAAAG ATTGAAAGCCGTCCTCTGCGAAACCAACCTCTACGAGCATCAGATGATAGCAGCAATTCCAA GTACTTTGATTATCTTTTCTATGTTGATTTTGAAGCATCAATGGCTAATCCGAATGCACAAAATGCCCTAAGGCATCTAAAG GAGTTTGCTACATTCCTGCGAGTGCTAGGGAGCTATCCAGTGGACACTAGCTCGACGTGA
- the LOC137829207 gene encoding NEDD8-specific protease 1 gives MKKSLTDEKILSYNDVVLRQSDLDILSGPYYLNDRIIDFYFSYVSSCHSSQDILLVPPSIAFWIMQCPLVDSLGDFIEPLHLPDKALVVFPINDNDDVDRAEGGSHWSLVAYYRKANVFVHHDSCRSLNAAPAKKLYKAVARYMGSSGSASEASFLECTNSPVQDNGYDCGLYVTATARTISNWHANHKNADTNDLWFSAVKEQVTPSAVGSMRGEILALIRDLMARH, from the coding sequence ATGAAGAAATCACTAACAGATGAGAAGATTCTCAGCTACAATGATGTGGTGCTTCGGCAATCCGACCTTGACATCCTTAGTGGTCCATATTATTTGAATGATCggattattgatttttatttcagttaTGTTTCTTCATGCCATTCCTCTCAGGATATACTGCTGGTTCCACCATCCATTGCATTTTGGATAATGCAATGCCCTTTGGTTGACTCTCTTGGGGATTTCATAGAACCCCTTCATTTGCCTGATAAGGCACTGGTTGTATTCCCCATCAATGACAATGATGATGTTGACAGAGCTGAAGGTGGTTCTCATTGGAGCTTAGTTGCATATTACCGCAAAGCTAATGTCTTTGTTCACCATGATAGTTGCAGAAGCCTGAATGCAGCACCTGCCAAGAAACTCTATAAAGCGGTTGCTAGATACATGGGATCCTCTGGATCAGCTTCTGAGGCTAGCTTTCTGGAATGCACAAATTCACCCGTGCAAGATAATGGTTATGACTGTGGTTTATATGTGACAGCCACAGCAAGAACAATAAGCAACTGGCATGCAAATCATAAAAATGCAGATACGAATGATCTGTGGTTTTCTGCTGTGAAGGAACAGGTTACTCCATCTGCTGTTGGCAGCATGCGAGGCGAGATCCTGGCCTTGATCAGAGATCTAATGGCAAGACATTGA